Proteins encoded together in one Hevea brasiliensis isolate MT/VB/25A 57/8 chromosome 16, ASM3005281v1, whole genome shotgun sequence window:
- the LOC110664136 gene encoding probable WRKY transcription factor 43: protein MDNGETPPLPTVEDVLNFKPLLPLTSLLPPMATDQLGQDSQFGSDIDWISLLSGSFKIGDQNPSPPTAARDGENVGKNKKKGGRAKNAMPPRIAFHTRSVDDILDDGYRWRKYGQKAVKNSVHQRSYYRCTQHTCNVKKQIQRLSKDSSIVVTTYEGMHNHPSEKVMESLSPLLRQLQFLSRI from the exons ATGGATAATGGAGAAACTCCACCATTGCCGACTGTAGAAGATGTTTTAAACTTCAAGCCCTTACTTCCATTAACTTCACTGCTTCCTCCGATGGCAACTGACCAACTTGGACAGGACTCTCAATTTGGTTCTGATATTGATTGGATTAGCCTCCTCTCCGGTTCCTTCAAAATCGGTGATCAAAATCCCTCACCACCAACGGCCGCCAGAGATGGTGAGAATGTAGGCAAAAACAAGAAGAAGGGTGGCAGGGCCAAGAATGCTATGCCACCGAGAATTGCATTTCATACCAGGAGTGTGGATGATATTCTTGATGACGGTTATAGGTGGCGAAAATATGGACAAAAGGCCGTGAAAAACAGCGTCCACCAAAG GAGCTACTATCGCTGCACGCAACATACCTGCAATGTAAAGAAACAGATCCAGAGGCTGTCAAAAGATTCAAGCATCGTAGTGACAACATACGAAGGCATGCATAACCATCCTTCCGAGAAAGTAATGGAAAGCTTAAGCCCCCTTCTAAGGCAGTTGCAGTTCCTATCTAGAATTTGA